The following are encoded in a window of Solidesulfovibrio magneticus RS-1 genomic DNA:
- a CDS encoding methyl-accepting chemotaxis protein — translation MRLTFTGKIIALLLFTVILLTLATSLTVHYYLSDGLNRMSQHEIDTKADAVNAMLKEASSEVKGVTYLLATRPDVASAIVAKDKAALVKIAKDAQRELRIEFVTIADAEGKVVARGHSDQSGDSVKNQLNVQKALAGQGSVGLEEGTAVKFSLRAGYPVYQDGKIVGSVTTGINLSSSNAFVDDIKKVLGTECTIFYGDTRVATTIERDGKRAVGTKMDNPQVLAAVLQKGGRFLNVNKILGQDYNTAYWPMHGADGKIAGMLFIGRDRASIDATERTILFSALTASTAVALIVMVVGFFTARGMTAPLRRVMDFARKVSRGDFDAVAEGRYSGETEELKNTLERMVVSLKAKIAEAEAMSREAGEEAKCAETAREEAEKARAMAEIAKREGMQEAAENLGVVIESIIAASNQLESQVEQVRTGADHQRDRLREVVEAIAQMTSTVLDVAKNASRAAQSADDTKAKASTGAEVVAESMRSIDRVNAVSADLKAAMSALGDQTQAIGRVMSVISDIADQTNLLALNAAIEAARAGEAGRGFAVVADEVRKLAEKTMTATKEVGQAVVSIQQSVTGNIHSVDKAAQAVTEATELAGKSGGVLREILALAEASAREVAGIAAAAEEQSAAAEEINRAMNEVSEVVETTSNGMHESAQAVHALADLSGDMDQIIVKLRSA, via the coding sequence ATGCGGCTGACCTTCACCGGAAAGATCATTGCGCTATTGCTCTTTACCGTGATTCTGCTGACCCTGGCCACCTCGCTTACCGTCCACTATTACCTGTCCGACGGGCTCAACCGCATGAGCCAGCACGAGATCGACACCAAGGCCGACGCCGTCAACGCCATGCTCAAGGAGGCCAGCAGCGAGGTCAAGGGCGTCACCTACCTCCTGGCCACCAGGCCTGATGTGGCCAGCGCCATCGTGGCCAAGGACAAGGCCGCCCTGGTCAAGATCGCCAAGGACGCCCAACGGGAACTGCGCATCGAGTTCGTCACCATCGCCGACGCCGAGGGCAAGGTGGTGGCCCGGGGGCACTCCGACCAGTCCGGCGATTCCGTCAAGAATCAGCTCAATGTCCAAAAGGCCCTGGCCGGCCAGGGGTCGGTTGGCCTGGAAGAGGGCACGGCCGTCAAGTTTTCCCTGCGCGCCGGCTATCCCGTCTACCAGGACGGCAAGATCGTCGGTTCGGTAACCACCGGCATCAACCTGTCCTCCAGCAACGCCTTTGTTGACGACATTAAAAAGGTCCTCGGCACGGAATGCACCATCTTTTACGGCGACACCCGGGTGGCCACCACCATCGAACGCGACGGCAAGCGGGCGGTCGGCACCAAGATGGACAACCCGCAAGTGCTTGCGGCCGTGCTCCAAAAGGGCGGGCGGTTCCTCAACGTCAACAAGATCCTCGGCCAGGACTACAACACCGCCTACTGGCCCATGCACGGGGCCGACGGCAAGATCGCCGGCATGCTCTTTATCGGCCGCGACCGGGCCAGCATCGACGCCACCGAGCGCACCATCCTTTTTTCGGCCCTGACCGCTTCCACGGCGGTGGCGCTCATCGTCATGGTCGTCGGGTTCTTCACGGCCCGGGGCATGACCGCGCCGCTGCGCCGGGTGATGGATTTCGCCCGCAAGGTGTCGCGCGGCGACTTCGACGCCGTGGCCGAGGGACGCTATTCCGGTGAAACCGAGGAACTCAAGAACACCCTGGAGCGCATGGTCGTCAGCCTCAAGGCCAAGATCGCCGAGGCCGAGGCCATGAGCCGCGAGGCCGGCGAAGAGGCCAAGTGCGCCGAGACCGCCCGGGAGGAAGCCGAAAAGGCCCGGGCCATGGCCGAGATCGCCAAGCGCGAGGGCATGCAGGAAGCCGCCGAGAATCTCGGCGTGGTCATCGAAAGCATCATCGCCGCCTCCAACCAGCTGGAATCCCAGGTGGAGCAGGTCCGCACCGGGGCCGACCACCAGCGTGACCGGCTGCGCGAGGTCGTGGAAGCCATCGCCCAGATGACCTCCACGGTTCTGGACGTGGCCAAGAACGCCTCCCGGGCCGCCCAGTCCGCCGACGACACCAAGGCCAAGGCCTCCACCGGCGCGGAGGTCGTGGCGGAATCCATGCGCTCCATCGACCGGGTCAACGCGGTGTCTGCCGACCTCAAGGCGGCCATGAGCGCCCTTGGCGATCAGACCCAGGCCATCGGCCGGGTCATGTCCGTCATCTCCGATATCGCCGACCAGACCAACCTGCTCGCCCTTAACGCCGCCATCGAGGCGGCCCGGGCCGGCGAAGCCGGGCGCGGTTTTGCCGTGGTGGCCGACGAGGTCCGCAAGCTGGCCGAGAAGACCATGACCGCCACCAAGGAAGTGGGCCAGGCCGTGGTCAGCATCCAGCAGTCGGTGACCGGCAACATCCACAGCGTGGACAAGGCGGCCCAGGCCGTGACCGAGGCCACGGAGCTGGCCGGCAAGTCCGGCGGGGTGTTGCGCGAGATTCTGGCCCTGGCCGAGGCCAGCGCCCGGGAAGTGGCCGGCATCGCCGCCGCCGCCGAAGAGCAGTCCGCCGCCGCCGAGGAGATCAACCGGGCCATGAACGAAGTCAGCGAGGTGGTGGAAACCACCAGCAACGGCATGCACGAGTCGGCCCAGGCCGTCCATGCCCTGGCCGATCTGTCCGGCGACATGGATCAGATCATCGTCAAGCTGCGCAGCGCCTAG
- a CDS encoding DUF362 domain-containing protein translates to MPTPPYLLRLRRADDAAAVRRVLNDVLPDFAHVFPADKAAPILVKPNGNANMNALTGNTTDLRLLVALLGHLRDAGYTDVTVGEGTNSGFYRNKIGVMERLRINAAAARFGYAAIDLNQAEGLPVPFENGVTALVARPALEAALVINLPKLKTHFEAGMSVCLKNLMGCLVGQENKKKTHQSLAANIVNLNLALRPALHIVDALVAMEGLGPTRGTPLRLDALVFGENPYLIDLACARLAGFPADKVRPLAEARRRGLATPNMDAFLDGLALPLLAGSPLAPPVAGPLATFIHHPKRQKYFLAIRNTPFFTWLAGTDWFGALLFKTGLRQDVFCRDELRLDALTLDAAACDDCGACRRFCPAGLDPKAVAASGDRSQCLACLYCLLVCPRRALSFHGEPGYLTEQLRQYDALVRELDGRQPQWKGEV, encoded by the coding sequence ATGCCGACGCCCCCTTATCTGCTGCGCCTGCGCCGGGCCGACGACGCCGCCGCTGTGCGCCGTGTCCTTAACGACGTGCTGCCCGACTTCGCCCACGTCTTCCCGGCCGACAAGGCCGCGCCCATCCTCGTCAAGCCCAACGGCAACGCCAACATGAACGCGCTGACCGGCAACACCACCGATCTGCGCCTGCTCGTCGCCCTGCTGGGGCATCTGCGCGACGCCGGCTACACCGACGTCACCGTGGGCGAAGGCACCAACAGCGGCTTTTACCGCAACAAGATCGGGGTCATGGAGCGCCTGCGCATAAACGCCGCCGCCGCCCGCTTCGGCTACGCCGCCATCGACCTCAACCAGGCCGAGGGCCTGCCCGTGCCCTTCGAGAACGGCGTGACCGCCCTGGTCGCCCGGCCGGCCCTGGAAGCCGCCCTGGTCATCAACCTGCCCAAGCTCAAGACCCATTTCGAGGCCGGCATGTCCGTGTGCCTCAAAAATCTCATGGGCTGCCTGGTCGGCCAGGAAAACAAGAAAAAGACCCACCAGAGCCTGGCCGCCAACATCGTGAATTTGAACCTCGCCCTGCGCCCGGCCCTGCACATCGTGGACGCCCTGGTCGCCATGGAAGGCCTTGGCCCCACGCGCGGCACGCCGCTTCGCCTGGACGCCTTAGTCTTCGGCGAAAATCCCTACCTGATCGATCTGGCCTGCGCCCGGCTGGCCGGCTTCCCGGCCGACAAGGTCCGCCCCCTGGCCGAGGCGCGCCGTCGGGGGCTGGCCACCCCGAACATGGACGCTTTCCTGGACGGCCTGGCCCTGCCGCTTTTGGCCGGCAGCCCCCTGGCCCCGCCCGTGGCCGGCCCGCTCGCCACCTTCATCCACCACCCCAAGCGCCAGAAATATTTCCTGGCCATCCGCAACACGCCCTTTTTCACCTGGCTGGCCGGCACGGACTGGTTCGGCGCGTTGCTGTTTAAAACCGGCCTGCGCCAGGACGTCTTTTGCCGCGACGAACTGCGCCTGGACGCGCTGACCCTGGACGCGGCCGCCTGCGACGACTGCGGGGCCTGCCGCCGCTTCTGCCCGGCCGGACTCGACCCCAAGGCCGTGGCCGCCTCCGGCGACCGTTCCCAGTGCCTGGCCTGCCTCTACTGCCTGCTCGTCTGCCCCCGCCGAGCGCTGAGCTTCCACGGCGAACCCGGCTACCTGACCGAGCAACTGCGCCAATACGACGCCCTGGTGCGCGAACTGGACGGGAGGCAGCCGCAGTGGAAGGGGGAAGTGTAA
- the rlmD gene encoding 23S rRNA (uracil(1939)-C(5))-methyltransferase RlmD yields MNMQANDELELSVARLALGGRGVARLDGMVVFVDGALPGETVMAKVTQVKKGFAEAVAERIITPTPEAVEPRCPHFGVCGGCDWQRLDYPAQLFWKREQVAETLARLGGLPDVPVADTVASPEVYGYRNKMEFAFAGRLHLGLRERRNPARVLDIDTCPLMAPWAGEVVNAVRELCRETGLAAYDPRTGKGVWRHLVLRDSRHDGSRLAHIITGPSRAAGDAVHTLGKTLLARFPELTGFVHSVRRAPTPVAHGERQSIVLGRGHLTEKMGQATLRVLPDAFAQTNTGAAQSLYEIVTREASSDPAGTALDLYCGSGGLALNLAPAFAEVRGLDIDPRSIESAKASAKLSEAHNCVFEAADAADALDDLAGDPPTVVVLDPPRAGAAPEVIAAILRTAPGRVVYVSCNPATLARDLKRLAEAYDVTSVTPVDLFPHTAHIEAVASLTLRG; encoded by the coding sequence ATGAACATGCAAGCAAACGACGAATTGGAATTGTCCGTCGCCCGCCTGGCCCTTGGCGGCCGGGGTGTGGCGCGTCTCGACGGCATGGTGGTTTTCGTGGACGGCGCGCTGCCCGGCGAGACGGTCATGGCCAAGGTTACCCAGGTGAAAAAAGGCTTTGCCGAGGCCGTGGCCGAGCGCATCATCACCCCCACCCCCGAGGCTGTCGAACCCCGCTGCCCCCATTTCGGGGTCTGCGGCGGCTGCGACTGGCAGCGCCTGGACTACCCGGCCCAACTGTTCTGGAAACGCGAACAGGTGGCCGAAACACTCGCCCGCCTGGGCGGTCTGCCGGACGTGCCCGTGGCCGACACCGTGGCCTCGCCCGAGGTCTACGGCTACCGCAACAAGATGGAGTTTGCCTTTGCCGGCCGACTCCACCTGGGCCTTCGCGAACGCCGCAACCCGGCCCGGGTGCTCGACATCGATACCTGTCCGCTCATGGCCCCCTGGGCGGGCGAAGTCGTAAACGCCGTGCGCGAGCTGTGCCGCGAAACAGGCCTGGCCGCTTACGATCCCCGCACCGGCAAGGGCGTGTGGCGGCATTTGGTGCTGCGCGACTCCCGCCACGACGGTTCGCGCTTGGCCCACATCATCACCGGCCCGTCCCGGGCCGCCGGCGACGCCGTGCATACCCTGGGCAAGACCCTGCTGGCCCGGTTCCCGGAACTGACCGGCTTCGTCCATTCCGTGCGCCGCGCCCCCACCCCCGTGGCCCACGGGGAACGCCAATCCATCGTGCTCGGCCGGGGCCACCTCACCGAGAAAATGGGCCAGGCGACCCTTCGCGTCCTGCCCGACGCCTTTGCCCAGACCAACACCGGCGCGGCCCAAAGCCTCTACGAGATCGTCACCCGCGAGGCCAGCAGCGACCCGGCCGGCACGGCCCTGGACCTCTACTGCGGCTCGGGCGGCCTGGCCCTGAATCTCGCCCCGGCCTTCGCCGAGGTGCGGGGGCTCGATATCGACCCGCGCTCCATCGAAAGCGCCAAGGCCTCGGCCAAGCTCTCCGAAGCCCACAACTGCGTCTTCGAGGCCGCCGACGCGGCCGACGCCCTGGACGATCTGGCCGGCGATCCGCCCACCGTGGTGGTCCTCGACCCGCCCCGGGCCGGAGCCGCGCCCGAGGTCATCGCCGCCATCCTGCGGACAGCGCCGGGGCGTGTGGTCTACGTGTCCTGCAATCCGGCCACCCTGGCCCGGGATCTCAAACGCCTGGCCGAAGCCTACGACGTGACCAGCGTCACCCCCGTGGACCTCTTCCCCCACACGGCCCATATCGAAGCCGTGGCCAGTTTGACGCTGCGGGGGTGA
- a CDS encoding ATP-binding protein yields the protein MTRKHILAACLLFVALTLAIAGMGYRAKTDIEAVVTDQFNHQQLILAQQIAADIGDHFAFLRTCLDSLSLMWRERTASDGRPWLAIPAYYSIFAEWNVAALGVLAPGAATPVFYDAAGREIDTAGLCPEACAKVFGDGAKLGQIKLTRVYAPQTGPLAGRRLMAMTMPLADEHGTVGGLVLVVDALAVAQRYAHNVRSGQTGYAWVLDDAGYFLDHHEAEFIGRESLDVRRQRDPSIDWSRLTWLIDKRVMAGQRGMDWYVSGWHRGEIGPVKKFVAFCPVSLGGAEDPGNRWAVALAAPEDEVQGLIGRLMVREWAIVGLFEVVVFAMFVATVHLALRWSRRLREERDKAGRELLGAQEKLIRSARFAAIGEAAARLSHEIKNPLMLMGGFANQVRRHVPEDGADYEKLGIIESEAKRLETLLNEVRDFTRPAPPQIEPRDLAATVRESLAIMAGAMESRGIVVTTGFGEGLEAVPHDAARIKQVLLNLLKNAAEAMEHGGSLTVTAEIVRDRARVTVADTGGGIPEAMRARVFDPFCTTKESGTGLGLAVCQRIVEDHHGDIRFTTSEVGTTFTVELPLALSCAV from the coding sequence ATGACCCGCAAGCACATCCTGGCCGCGTGCCTGTTGTTCGTGGCCCTGACCCTGGCCATCGCCGGCATGGGGTATCGGGCCAAGACGGACATTGAGGCCGTGGTCACGGACCAGTTCAACCACCAGCAGCTCATTTTGGCCCAGCAGATCGCCGCGGACATCGGCGATCACTTCGCGTTTTTGCGTACCTGCCTGGACAGCCTGTCGCTTATGTGGCGCGAGCGCACGGCCTCCGACGGCCGGCCGTGGCTGGCCATTCCGGCTTATTACAGCATTTTTGCCGAATGGAACGTGGCGGCCCTTGGGGTCTTGGCCCCGGGGGCGGCGACACCGGTCTTTTACGACGCCGCCGGCCGGGAGATCGACACGGCCGGGCTGTGCCCCGAAGCCTGCGCCAAGGTCTTTGGCGACGGGGCGAAGCTGGGGCAGATCAAGCTGACGCGCGTCTATGCGCCCCAGACTGGCCCTCTGGCCGGGCGGCGGCTCATGGCCATGACCATGCCCCTGGCCGACGAGCACGGGACCGTGGGCGGACTGGTGCTGGTCGTGGACGCCCTGGCCGTGGCCCAACGCTACGCCCACAACGTGCGCTCGGGCCAGACCGGCTACGCCTGGGTGCTCGACGACGCCGGCTATTTCCTGGACCACCACGAGGCGGAGTTCATCGGCCGGGAGTCTTTGGACGTGCGCCGACAGCGTGACCCGTCCATCGACTGGTCGCGGCTGACCTGGCTTATCGATAAACGGGTCATGGCCGGGCAGCGCGGCATGGACTGGTACGTTTCGGGCTGGCACCGGGGCGAGATCGGGCCGGTGAAGAAATTCGTGGCCTTTTGCCCGGTGTCTCTCGGCGGAGCCGAGGACCCGGGCAACCGCTGGGCCGTGGCCCTGGCCGCGCCCGAGGATGAGGTCCAGGGGCTCATTGGCCGGCTGATGGTGCGGGAGTGGGCCATCGTCGGGCTTTTCGAGGTGGTGGTCTTCGCCATGTTCGTGGCCACAGTGCATCTGGCCCTGCGCTGGTCGCGCCGGCTACGCGAGGAGCGCGACAAGGCCGGGCGGGAACTGCTCGGCGCTCAGGAAAAGCTCATTCGTTCGGCCCGGTTCGCGGCCATCGGCGAGGCGGCGGCGCGGCTTTCCCATGAGATCAAAAATCCGCTCATGCTCATGGGCGGCTTCGCCAACCAGGTGCGGCGGCATGTGCCGGAAGACGGCGCGGATTATGAAAAGCTCGGCATCATCGAATCCGAAGCCAAGCGGCTGGAGACGCTTTTAAATGAGGTGCGCGATTTTACCCGGCCGGCTCCGCCGCAAATCGAGCCGCGCGATTTGGCGGCCACGGTGCGCGAGTCGTTGGCCATCATGGCCGGGGCCATGGAGTCGCGCGGCATCGTGGTCACCACGGGTTTCGGAGAAGGGCTTGAGGCCGTGCCCCACGACGCGGCTCGCATCAAGCAGGTGCTGCTCAATCTGCTCAAAAACGCGGCCGAGGCCATGGAACATGGCGGCTCGCTCACGGTGACGGCGGAGATTGTCCGCGACCGCGCCCGGGTGACCGTGGCCGACACCGGCGGCGGCATCCCCGAGGCCATGCGCGCCCGGGTGTTCGATCCCTTCTGCACCACCAAGGAATCCGGCACGGGCCTGGGGCTGGCCGTGTGCCAGCGCATCGTCGAGGACCACCACGGCGACATCCGTTTCACGACCTCCGAGGTTGGGACCACGTTTACCGTGGAGTTGCCGCTGGCCCTGTCCTGCGCCGTCTGA
- a CDS encoding HAMP domain-containing sensor histidine kinase, with protein MNRLYWKIVLVEGVLLLLTIFAAMWVMGLWHRAVESQHQQDKNAAIELLRIGLRNDLPEEISIANLENIASHIFKGHVQIVASKESDGITGSDGILFRQNGLRYKLVVPHPSGHKDNPRGFAFPVYEKYVGSLLFMAAALSLLAIPLARIVTKPLGILQQDMKRFAAGELSHRSAVASKDEVGEVARDFNEMADSIQRLVRVGKEMTAHVSHELRSPLTRIDIARQLLEDQATDKQRELLDSMREETEGMDALIERILRLSRLELNESKPEPLSFTDIVGEAVRRNTCRAGAKRLHLADNLPKNFPGVGVREDLACLVDNLLTNALKFSPADGDIAVTLQEASGTVRLRVSNDAPQPDIDLMRLTEPFQRGRASESVPGSGLGLAIAKRIVENHRGVIAVSWLDGKFCVDIRLPQDA; from the coding sequence ATGAATCGATTATACTGGAAAATCGTGCTCGTCGAAGGCGTGCTGCTGCTCCTCACCATCTTCGCCGCCATGTGGGTCATGGGTCTCTGGCATCGGGCCGTCGAGTCGCAACACCAACAAGACAAAAACGCGGCCATAGAACTCTTGCGTATCGGCTTGCGAAACGATCTTCCCGAAGAAATTTCCATCGCCAACCTCGAGAACATCGCATCGCATATATTCAAAGGCCATGTCCAAATTGTCGCGTCCAAGGAATCCGATGGCATAACCGGATCTGATGGAATCCTTTTTCGCCAAAACGGCCTGCGCTACAAACTTGTGGTGCCGCATCCTTCTGGTCACAAAGACAATCCACGAGGGTTCGCCTTCCCCGTCTACGAAAAATACGTTGGCTCTCTCCTTTTCATGGCGGCGGCGCTCAGTCTGCTGGCCATTCCCCTTGCCCGTATCGTCACCAAGCCCCTCGGCATCCTGCAACAGGACATGAAACGGTTCGCTGCGGGCGAGCTGTCGCACCGCAGCGCCGTGGCATCAAAAGACGAAGTCGGTGAAGTCGCCAGGGATTTCAACGAGATGGCCGACTCGATTCAACGACTGGTCCGTGTCGGAAAAGAAATGACCGCCCACGTGTCCCACGAACTGCGAAGCCCCTTGACCCGAATCGACATCGCCCGGCAGCTTTTGGAAGACCAAGCCACCGATAAGCAACGGGAGCTGCTGGATTCCATGCGCGAAGAAACAGAGGGCATGGACGCCCTGATCGAGAGAATCCTTCGCCTGTCCCGCCTCGAACTCAATGAGAGCAAACCGGAACCGTTGTCGTTCACGGATATCGTTGGAGAAGCCGTCCGCCGCAACACCTGCCGCGCGGGCGCAAAACGTCTGCACTTGGCCGACAATCTTCCCAAGAACTTCCCGGGTGTCGGCGTCCGGGAAGACCTCGCCTGCCTTGTAGACAACCTGCTGACCAACGCTTTGAAGTTTTCCCCTGCTGACGGCGACATTGCCGTGACGTTGCAGGAGGCATCGGGAACGGTCAGGCTCCGCGTCTCCAACGACGCGCCGCAGCCGGACATCGACCTCATGCGGTTGACCGAGCCATTTCAGAGGGGCCGGGCCTCCGAGTCCGTACCCGGCTCGGGCCTCGGCCTGGCCATCGCCAAGCGAATCGTCGAGAACCACCGGGGAGTCATCGCCGTGTCCTGGCTCGACGGGAAATTTTGCGTCGACATCCGATTGCCGCAGGACGCATGA
- a CDS encoding response regulator, with protein MKDVVLIIDDDLKLRKMLGDYLAGYGYEVRELPDGGEAAKALEQLRPSVVILDIMMPGKDGLEVLADIRRASTVPVIMLTAKGDPMDRVVGLEMGADDYLPKPFNLRELLARIRAALRRHAPEAPNKGRLKSGGISLDLSLETLTIGTTRYELSTVEFNVLSALMRNPDIPLSRDALLNLGWGEDAVVSDRSVDVHISKLRSILKQHHGHEKRIKTVWGFGYKFSSKST; from the coding sequence ATGAAAGACGTGGTGCTCATTATCGACGACGATTTGAAATTGCGAAAAATGCTTGGCGACTATCTGGCGGGATACGGCTACGAAGTCCGGGAACTGCCTGATGGAGGCGAGGCGGCTAAAGCCCTTGAGCAGTTGCGCCCATCGGTTGTGATCCTCGACATCATGATGCCGGGCAAGGACGGCCTCGAGGTGCTCGCCGACATCCGCAGGGCATCGACTGTCCCGGTGATCATGCTCACGGCCAAGGGCGACCCCATGGATCGCGTTGTCGGCCTCGAAATGGGCGCGGACGATTACCTGCCCAAACCGTTCAATCTCCGGGAACTCCTTGCCCGCATCCGGGCCGCCTTGCGTCGCCATGCACCTGAGGCCCCCAACAAGGGCAGGCTGAAAAGCGGCGGCATCTCCCTCGATCTCTCCCTGGAGACGCTGACCATCGGGACGACGCGGTACGAATTGAGCACCGTCGAATTCAACGTCCTGTCCGCGCTCATGCGAAACCCCGACATCCCGCTGTCCCGAGACGCGTTATTGAATCTGGGCTGGGGTGAAGACGCGGTCGTCTCCGACAGGAGTGTCGACGTGCATATCAGCAAGCTGCGGAGCATCTTGAAGCAACACCACGGGCATGAGAAACGCATCAAGACCGTATGGGGCTTCGGCTATAAATTTTCGAGCAAATCCACATGA
- a CDS encoding DUF4405 domain-containing protein: MINLGKNRAAISMATASMGLVVMATSVCLLFHARFQGVVGMHKWAGVAFIVLCCLHVAINWKPLCHHCRGGSAALVIALVSLLTCGVIVVGTAGDNRERGHHGTGYGSRIAGR; encoded by the coding sequence ATGATAAACTTGGGAAAGAACCGGGCGGCCATATCCATGGCGACTGCTTCCATGGGGTTGGTGGTCATGGCGACGAGCGTGTGCTTGCTGTTTCACGCCAGATTTCAAGGTGTCGTTGGAATGCACAAGTGGGCTGGCGTGGCCTTTATCGTTCTGTGCTGCCTGCATGTCGCCATCAATTGGAAGCCCCTTTGCCATCATTGCCGTGGCGGGTCGGCAGCTCTGGTCATCGCGCTCGTCAGTCTCCTGACGTGCGGCGTGATCGTTGTGGGTACCGCTGGAGACAACAGGGAGCGCGGCCATCACGGCACAGGCTATGGCAGCCGGATCGCAGGCAGGTGA